The following coding sequences are from one Onychostoma macrolepis isolate SWU-2019 chromosome 24, ASM1243209v1, whole genome shotgun sequence window:
- the pks1 gene encoding uncharacterized protein pks1, with amino-acid sequence MDKDIAIIGIGCNFPGGEGVDSFWKVLVEGKNCVEQIPDERFDTSEWFHPDESKPGKTQTTKAALIEGFNEFDHKLFGISEAEADYMDPQQKLLLQCAYRALEDAGIPLEKVSGTRTGVYIGLMNRDYETLLNNCPSTITHYNGTGTAMSVAANRISFVFNLTGPSFAIDSACSSSLVALHSACQAIRQGDCEMALCGGVSCILEPRVFVALSKAKMISPEGTSKPFCHTADGYGRGEGCGIVLLKPLKKALEDFDYIWGIVNKTAVNQDGHAVKPITKPSMTQQEALLRMIYSSENYLANVQYVEAHGTGTPAGDPVEAGSISKIIAKARPSSSGPLYIGSVKSNIGHTESAAGVAGLIKILLMMKHETIVPSVFYSAENSSIDAKALNLKIPTRAEKWLYSGSRIRMAGLNSFGFGGTNAHAIVSEYIQATVSDSHTLEPLKLLPLSAATDQSLQLCIADMYQRISADETVDLQALAYTAACRRSHITHKFRKVFAASSVSELKSLLKASINKKLSPTKQDLKLVFVFCGNGVTYRGMCKQLLREEPTFRDKVKEVENYFQKFRCTSILQKISNCYDNEDITKPNVVQPLLFAIQVAIVHLFKNWGIRPDIVLGHSVGEVAAAHCSGLLSLEDAVKVVYHRGVLQTKVTGGRMLVVGNVPVPDVLEILPTYTGKICLAAVNSPMSCVLSGDKEAVDNVHQKLQSMFKGKNLFLHVLDVPAAYHSHMMDPILGQIKDSIGHLTLNEKECELFSTVTGEMSRQGDFVTGEYWARNIRKPVAFEQAIKSVSNHTRNTVFVEIGPRRALQRNIMEILGNDTTVLPSVHPDKDHETVFSAVSKLFELGINVKWDEFYKGFETELVAFPRYQFECQKNEVYFEDVRRGNDTVSRSPHPLISPSKRDGKVIKCNLSAATTSYLWEHKNNGISIAPGALYVELAFASIMETAIPKKTLNSFQLTINFQSLLVLTKNCPPLKITIEKSKDATTFQVQSSITVYASGTISHEGGPAMIEQQTIHLNSVLKRCPSVIETKDVYNTLKEIGFEYGPNFKQLGDIHYGQQFKEAVTSLRIPEEVLNHLYEYCLHPVVLDYFLQMSSVLALVSSTVRPGFPSAIGSMVIAAPPCKEMFMYMRLTKEMPDYFEVCGCFTDKDGHVLIELRDVRINFLGRHAQVRESCFFHNQKVGILTDSNFPSRIKALVFEDTLGIAKGLKPYLHPKSVLVPPPDLTKGLALQVPELLLKSPCSEADMELDTILFIWGIQNISHLQSEVILESLVDSCDLYRQVVLSLKSRIHACSIRVITYRSAEGTVESISPGFVLSGMTRACAAELSGISFQLIDLSTVSREDIEALAHVLNSHKTQECPEVFISNGKVYSAVITRSPVTTIREVKAESKALQPRDFTLQTNNPYRMTSLSALPSASSVHTIEGKSIEVQLSKVCVHSADYFPVSTSELKFGQTMYWNKHTTQDHSLMALDFSGIITAVGKDVNKLKVGDHVICCYPVKATSKVVLPEDVCFKIKMLPFLKDAPCVSYIFLIWEILQCALPKTKHQQRLGIFSTVHDSALVNLLTLIASKSGWSVFTESEISGLVQNTKQCLLFVILPPYDCSLLTEIVSVANANHIIAVRGIREPWYSTIDVMQRDSERTCFQTLEMSKIFQKSCLKAHGAQVQKWLKGMHLHKACPSIQSSTFQIVLPEVMPSQSAEHSGSYFSARTLDLLALASDDSMSKVSAIPLLPRTKQLFSKRGVYIVSGGLSGLGFETVKFIAHRGGGCIATLSRSAPSEKVQEDISSLQRRYGIRILTLQCDVSVSEQVMEAITVIGKHFSSYPVRGVFHSAAVLHDGLLETLDRSLFQKVLQPKVCGALHLHFATLHSQTLDYFVCYSSISSFIGNAAQANYAAANSFLDAFCHFRRNIGLAGQSINWGPLKLGLLMDKDNFQKFLETKGLMIMDVSEIHEALENCLLDNYPQQVVCKFNFRNLKNHVLSQNVSLKFRLSALVEEGLNNKVVEDSRINVQSSVDDCVRQILTEICCVDTDDLSDETVLTALGIDSMLAMTLQNRLFQEIGVNIPLVAFLDPNSTLSSLTEFIKQSTEDSEISVNL; translated from the exons ATGGACAAGGATATTGCTATCATTGGAATTGGATGCAACTTCCCAGGAG GTGAGGGTGTTGATAGTTTCTGGAAAGTTCTTGTAGAGGGAAAGAACTGTGTGGAACAGATTCCAGATGAAAGATTTGACACATCAGAGTGGTTTCATCCTGATGAGAGCAAACCAGGAAAAACACAGACGACCAAAGCTGCTCTCATTGAAGG ATTCAATGAGTTTGATCAcaagctctttggcatcagCGAGGCTGAAGCTGATTACATGGACCCTCAGCAGAAACTGTTGCTGCAGTGTGCATACCGAGCTCTAGAGGATGCTGGGATACCCTTGGAAAAAGTGAGCGGGACCAGAACAGGGGTTTACATAG GACTTATGAACAGGGACTATGAGACACTTTTGAACAACTGTCCCAGCACAATAACCCACTATAATGGCACCGGAACAGCTATGAGTGTAGCTGCCAACAGAATTTCCTTTGTCTTCAACCTGACTGGACCTTCATTTGCAATTGACAGTGCATGTTCTTCATCCCTTGTCGCCCTTCATTCTGCGTGTCAGGCCATTAGACAAG GGGACTGTGAAATGGCTCTGTGTGGAGGGGTCAGCTGCATCCTTGAACCTCGAGTCTTTGTGGCCCTCAGCAAGGCAAAGATGATCTCACCTGAGGGCACAAGCAAGCCATTCTGCCATACAGCAGATGGCTATGGTAGAGGGGAGGGATGTGGTATAGTCCTCCTGAAGCCTTTGAAAAAg GCTCTTGAGGACTTTGATTATATTTGGGGAATTGTGAACAAGACTGCAGTAAACCAAGATGGCCACGCCGTCAAACCAATCACTAAACCCTCCATGACCCAGCAGGAGGCTCTATTGCGCATGATCTACTCCTCTGAGAATTATCTAGCAAATGTCCAGTATGTAGAAGCTCATGGGACTGGAACACCAGCAGGAGATCCGGTTGAAGCAGGAAGTATCTCAAAAATCATTGCCAAAGCAAGACCTTCAAGCTCAGGGCCTCTGTATATTGGCTCTGTTAAGAGTAACATCGGGCATACAGAATCTGCAGCAGGGGTGGCAGGACTCATAAAGATTCTGTTAATGATGAAACATGAAACCATTGTCCCTTCTGTGTTCTACTCAGCAGAAAATTCAAGCATAGATGCTAAAGCTCTCAATCTTAAAATCCCCACCAGAGCTGAAAAATGGCTTTACTCTGGATCCAGGATAAGGATGGCTGGATTAAACAGCTTTGGGTTTGGTGGAACCAATGCCCATGCCATCGTCAGCGAGTATATTCAAGCAACAGTCTCTGACAGCCACACTCTTGAACCTCTAAAACTGCTTCCACTGTCTGCAGCCACAGATCAGTCTCTTCAGTTGTGCATAGCTGACATGTATCAGAGGATTTCAGCAGATGAGACAGTTGATCTACAAGCTCTTGCTTATACAGCCGCCTGTAGAAGAAGCCACATAACACACAAATTTCGGAAAGTCTTCGCTGCATCATCTGTCTCAGAATTAAAATCACTACTCAAAGCTAGCATAAACAAGAAATTATCTCCAACAAAGCAGGACCTAAAGttagtttttgtattttgtggGAATGGCGTTACTTATAGGGGAATGTGTAAGCAGCTACTGAGAGAAGAACCTACATTTAGGGACAAGGTCAAAGAGGTTGAAAACTACTTTCAGAAATTTAGATGCACCAGTATTTTGCAAAAGATCTCAAATTGCTATGACAATGAAGATATTACTAAACCAAACGTTGTCCAGCCACTTCTCTTTGCAATTCAGGTTGCAATTGTTCACCTTTTTAAGAACTGGGGCATAAGACCGGATATTGTTCTTGGACACTCTGTGGGAGAGGTTGCAGCAGCTCATTGCTCTGGCCTGCTGTCTCTTGAGGATGCAGTAAAGGTTGTCTACCATCGCGGTGTGCTGCAGACCAAAGTGACGGGTGGGAGGATGCTGGTCGTTGGTAACGTTCCTGTTCCAGATGTTCTGGAAATTCTCCCTACATACACAGGAAAGATTTGCCTAGCTGCTGTTAACAGTCCTATGTCATGTGTTCTGTCAGGTGACAAAGAAGCAGTTGATAATGTGCACCAGAAGCTTCAGTCTATGTTCAAGGGTAAAAACCTGTTCCTTCATGTCTTGGATGTGCCCGCTGCCTACCATAGTCATATGATGGATCCAATACTGGGCCAAATCAAAGACAGCATTGGACATTTAACTCTGAATGAAAAGGAGTGTGAACTTTTTTCTACAGTAACAGGAGAGATGAGTCGTCAAGGGGACTTTGTCACAGGTGAATACTGGGCAAGAAACATTCGAAAGCCTGTTGCATTTGAACAAGCAATTAAATCAGTTTCCAACCATACAAGGAACACAGTCTTTGTGGAAATTGGTCCAAGACGGGCTCTGCAGAGGAACATCATGGAGATCCTGGGAAATGACACCACAGTGCTTCCTTCAGTGCATCCAGATAAAGACCACGAGACAGTTTTCTCAGCTGTATCAAAACTGTTTGAACTGGGGATCAATGTGAAGTGGGACGAGTTCTACAAAGGGTTTGAAACAGAGCTTGTTGCTTTCCCAAGGTATCAGTTTGAATGTCAAAAGAATGAGGTATACTTTGAGGACGTAAGACGGGGAAATGACACAGTCTCTCGCAGTCCACATCCACTGATAAGTCCAAGTAAACGTGATGGCAAAGTAATCAAGTGCAACCTGTCAGCAGCTACAACCTCCTACCTTTGGGAGCACAAGAACAATGGCATCTCCATTGCTCCAGGGGCATTGTATGTTGAGTTGGCTTTTGCATCCATAATGGAAACTGCTATTCCAAAAAAAACTCTGAACTCATTTCAGCTCACAATCAACTTTCAGAGTTTGCTTGTTCTAACTAAGAACTGCCCTCCTCTCAAAATCACAATTGAGAAATCCAAGGATGCAACCACATTTCAGGTTCAGTCCTCTATTACTGTGTATGCATCAGGCACCATCAGCCATGAAGGCGGTCCAGCTATGATCGAACAGCAAACCATTCACCTCAACAGTGTTTTAAAGAGATGTCCATCAGTCATTGAAACAAAGGATGTGTACAACACTCTTAAAGAGATAGGATTTGAGTATGGGCCCAACTTCAAACAACTTGGTGACATTCATTACGGACAACAATTCAAGGAAGCAGTGACCAGTCTCAGGATTCCAGAGGAAGTACTCAACCATCTGTATGAGTATTGCTTGCATCCTGTGGTCCTAGATTACTTCTTGCAAATGTCCTCAGTTTTAGCATTAGTCTCTAGCACCGTCAGGCCTGGATTTCCCTCTGCCATTGGGAGTATGGTTATAGCTGCACCTCCCTGTAAAGAGATGTTCATGTATATGAGATTGACCAAAGAAATGCCAGACTACTTTGAGGTTTGTGGTTGTTTCACTGACAAAGATGGGCATGTGTTGATTGAGCTGAGGGATGTCAGAATTAATTTTCTGGGAAGACATGCGCAGGTCAGGGAATCATGTTTCTTTCATAACCAGAAGGTTGGCATTCTCACTGACAGCAATTTCCCCAGTAGAATCAAGGCTTTGGTCTTTGAAGACACCTTGGGTATCGCAAAAGGTTTAAAGCCATATTTGCATCCAAAATCTGTACTTGTTCCTCCACCAGATTTAACAAAAGGCTTAGCCTTGCAGGTCCCAGAATTACTGTTGAAGTCTCCTTGCAGTGAAGCAGACATGGAACTGGATACGATCCTGTTTATCTGGGGCATTCAGAATATTAGTCACCTCCAGTCTGAAGTCATTCTAGAGTCCTTAGTAGACAGCTGTGATCTTTACCGCCAGGTTGTTTTGTCTTTAAAAAGCCGCATTCATGCATGTTCCATTCGTGTCATTACATACAGGTCAGCAGAAGGGACAGTTGAAAGTATAAGTCCTGGATTTGTGCTATCTGGCATGACAAGGGCATGTGCTGCTGAGTTGTCAGGCATCTCTTTCCAGCTCATTGACCTTTCCACAGTGTCAAGAGAGGATATAGAAGCACTGGCCCATGTGCTTAACTCACATAAGACCCAAGAGTGCCCAGAAGTCTTCATCAGCAATGGGAAGGTTTACTCTGCTGTGATAACTCGTAGTCCTGTCACCACAATTAGGGAAGTGAAGGCTGAATCAAAAGCCCTACAGCCCCGGGACTTCACTCTGCAGACAAACAATCCCTACAGGATGACCAGCTTATCAGCTTTGCCTTCAGCAAGTTCAGTCCACACTATTGAGGGGAAAAGCATTGAGGTTCAGCTGAGTAAGGTATGTGTGCACTCAGCGGATTATTTTCCAGTTAGTACTTCAGAACTAAAGTTTGGTCAGACGATGTACTGGAACAAGCACACAACTCAGGACCACAGTCTCATGGCACTGGACTTCAGTGGGATAATTACAGCTGTGGGAAAGGATGTCAACAAACTTAAAGTGGGTGACCATGTTATCTGTTGTTACCCTGTAAAAGCAACTTCTAAAGTTGTCCTCCCAGAAGATGTGtgcttcaaaataaaaatgcttccATTCCTAAAGGACGCTCCCTGTGTTTCATACATTTTCCTGATCTGGGAGATACTGCAGTGTGCATTACCCAAGACCAAACACCAGCAAAGGTTAGGCATCTTCTCTACTGTTCATGATTCAGCTTTGGTCAACTTATTGACACTCATAGCAAGCAAATCAGGCTGGAGTGTTTTTACAGAGAGTGAGATAAGTGGACTAGTCCAAAATACAAAGCAGTGTCTTCTTTTTGTGATTCTTCCACCATACGATTGCTCGCTTTTGACAGAGATTGTCAGTGTTGCCAATGCAAATCACATCATTGCAGTACGTGGCATCCGTGAGCCATGGTACTCAACAATAGATGTAATGCAGCGGGACAGTGAGAGAACCTGCTTCCAGACTCTTGAGATGTCCAAAATCTTCCAGAAATCATGCCTTAAGGCACATGGAGCTCAGGTACAGAAGTGGCTGAAGGGAATGCACTTACACAAAGCATGCCCATCAATACAAAGCAGTACTTTTCAGATTGTGCTCCCTGAAGTTATGCCTTCTCAGTCTGCAGAGCATTCTGGATCTTATTTCAGTGCAAGAACTCTAGACTTACTAGCTCTGGCCAGTGACGATTCAATGAGCAAAGTGTCTGCTATACCTTTGCTTCCAAGAACAAAGCAGCTGTTCTCAAAGAGAGGTGTGTACATAGTTTCAGGTGGTCTTTCCGGTTTGGGATTTGAAACCGTTAAGTTTATTGCCCACAGGGGTGGAGGATGCATTGCCACTCTCTCAAGGAGTGCACCATCTGAAAAGGTACAAGAGGACATAAGCAGTCTCCAGAGGAGATATGGGATAAGAATTCTCACACTTCAGTGTGATGTCTCAGTGTCAGAGCAGGTGATGGAAGCCATTACTGTGAttggaaaacatttttcctCTTATCCAGTCAGAGGGGTGTTCCACAGTGCTGCTGTTCTACATGATGGATTACTGGAAACTCTCGATAGATCTCTTTTCCAAAAAGTCCTGCAACCTAAAGTCTGTGGTGCTCTTCATCTTCACTTTGCCACTCTGCACAGCCAAACACTCGATTACTTTGTGTGCTATTCCTCAATCTCCTCTTTCATTGGAAATGCTGCACAAGCCAACTATGCAGCAGCTAATTCCTTTCTGGATGCTTTTTGTCACTTTCGACGCAATATTGGACTTGCAGGACAGTCAATCAATTGGGGACCCCTTAAACTAGGCCTACTAATGGACAAAGAcaattttcaaaagtttttggaaACAAAAGGGCTAATGATCATGGATGTGTCGGAGATTCACGAAGCGCTGGAGAACTGCCTGTTAGATAACTATCCCCAGCAGGTGGTCTGCAAATTCAATTTCAGGAACCTAAAGAACCATGTCCTTTCTCAAAATGTGTCTCTCAAGTTTCGCCTGTCTGCTTTAGTGGAGGAGGGACTAAACAACAAGGTTGTTGAGGATTCCAGGATAAATGTTCAGTCATCGGTAGATGACTGTGTTAGACAGATCCTGACTGAAATTTGTTGTGTGGATACTGATGATCTTAGTGATGAAACTGTGCTCACTGCACTAGGAATTGACTCGATGCTGGCCATGACATTGCAAAATCGCTTATTTCAAGAGATAGGTGTGAATATTCCTCTCGTTGCTTTCCTTGATCCAAACAGTACACTGTCCTCATTGACTGAATTCATAAAACAGAGCACTGAGGACTCTGAGATTTCTGTGAACCTGTAA